One genomic region from Proteus vulgaris encodes:
- a CDS encoding sensor histidine kinase, producing MISLKKWRIFPRSLRQLVIMAFWMVLLPLLVLAYQAYQSLDQLSNQAAITNKNALADTERSEVMRNLAIEMEGNYRRYCVLRDKTDDDMYQQRYQQYTKLFSTLQQTIIPLSASKEANVLNTSLEKLKSIQCESSEPTKEMQQALEQFSYANNRIVVLTKEIIFSRGEQLQMAIAEKGRYFGWQSLIVFVFSLILIALFTRMIIGPVKGIEKMINRLGEGRTLNNNLDTFQGPRELRSLAQRIIWLSERLAWLESQRHEFLRHISHELKTPLASMREGTELLADEVAGPLTLDQKEVVSILDNSSKQLQLLIEQLLDYNRKLSEVPQQIEEINLTQLVNDVVLAHSLPARAKDIKTIISLNLTTCRAEATLLSRVIDNLYSNAVHYGAESGNIWISSYQVEQKIVIDIANKGTPIPESEQKMIFEPFFQGSLLRKGAVKGSGLGLSIAHDCIKRMEGELSVVPSDYADVCFRIELPLLSEIK from the coding sequence ATGATTTCATTGAAAAAGTGGCGTATTTTCCCTCGTTCTTTAAGACAGCTCGTGATAATGGCATTTTGGATGGTGCTATTACCTTTACTTGTACTTGCTTATCAGGCCTATCAAAGTCTTGATCAACTAAGTAATCAGGCGGCTATTACTAATAAAAATGCACTTGCAGATACTGAACGCAGTGAAGTGATGCGAAATCTAGCGATTGAAATGGAAGGAAACTATCGTCGGTATTGTGTTTTACGGGATAAAACCGATGATGATATGTATCAGCAACGCTACCAGCAATACACCAAACTCTTCTCGACATTACAACAAACCATTATTCCTCTTTCTGCCTCTAAAGAAGCGAATGTGCTTAATACCTCTCTTGAAAAACTAAAATCCATTCAATGCGAAAGCAGCGAACCCACAAAAGAGATGCAACAAGCCCTAGAACAGTTCTCTTATGCCAATAACCGTATTGTTGTATTAACTAAAGAGATTATTTTTAGCCGTGGCGAACAACTTCAGATGGCAATCGCTGAGAAAGGGCGCTATTTCGGCTGGCAAAGCCTTATCGTTTTTGTTTTCAGCTTGATCCTCATTGCGCTATTTACTCGAATGATTATCGGCCCAGTTAAAGGGATCGAAAAGATGATCAATCGATTAGGCGAAGGTCGAACACTCAATAATAATTTAGATACTTTTCAAGGGCCACGAGAGTTACGTTCATTAGCACAACGTATTATTTGGTTAAGTGAGCGTTTAGCATGGCTTGAATCACAACGACATGAATTTTTGCGCCATATTTCTCATGAGTTGAAAACACCGTTAGCCAGTATGCGAGAAGGTACGGAATTATTAGCTGATGAAGTTGCGGGTCCTTTAACTCTAGATCAAAAAGAAGTCGTTTCAATTCTCGATAATAGCAGCAAGCAGTTACAGTTATTAATTGAACAACTACTTGATTACAATCGTAAACTTTCTGAAGTTCCTCAACAAATCGAAGAAATTAACTTGACTCAATTAGTGAATGATGTGGTATTAGCCCACAGTTTACCTGCGAGAGCTAAAGATATTAAAACGATAATTTCACTTAATCTAACCACTTGTCGAGCAGAGGCAACATTATTATCACGAGTTATCGACAATCTCTACTCGAATGCGGTGCACTATGGTGCTGAATCAGGTAATATCTGGATCTCTAGTTATCAAGTTGAACAGAAAATAGTTATTGATATAGCCAATAAAGGAACACCTATCCCTGAATCTGAACAAAAAATGATTTTTGAACCCTTTTTCCAAGGATCTTTGCTACGCAAAGGAGCTGTAAAAGGCAGTGGTTTAGGTTTAAGTATTGCTCATGACTGTATCAAGAGAATGGAAGGTGAATTAAGTGTTGTTCCTTCTGACTATGCCGATGTCTGTTTTCGTATTGAATTACCGCTACTTTCTGAGATTAAATAA
- the glnB gene encoding nitrogen regulatory protein P-II, with protein sequence MKKIEAIIKPFKLDDVREALGEVGITGMTVTEVKGFGRQKGHTELYRGAEYMVDFLPKVKIEIVVSDEIVETCVDTIMTTAQTGKIGDGKIFVFDVSRVIRIRTGEQDEEAI encoded by the coding sequence ATGAAAAAAATTGAAGCGATAATTAAGCCGTTTAAATTAGATGATGTAAGAGAAGCACTCGGCGAAGTGGGTATCACGGGAATGACCGTAACAGAAGTGAAAGGTTTTGGTCGCCAAAAAGGGCATACTGAGCTTTACCGCGGTGCTGAATACATGGTCGATTTTTTACCTAAAGTGAAGATTGAAATTGTTGTCTCTGATGAAATTGTTGAAACTTGTGTAGATACAATTATGACAACGGCACAAACAGGTAAAATTGGTGATGGTAAGATTTTTGTCTTCGATGTGAGTCGTGTTATTCGTATTCGTACTGGCGAACAAGACGAAGAGGCTATTTAG
- the purL gene encoding phosphoribosylformylglycinamidine synthase translates to MEILRGSPALSAFRINKLLTLCQENDLPVQGIYAEFVHFAKVEGQLSEDDQIKLRQLLHYGPSLTEHEPVGEMRVVTPRPGTISPWSSKATDIVHNCGLAKVVRIERGIAYFIECGTMTDIQWQQLYGFIHDRMMETIFFNYQDVNALFAEQTPAPLKTIDVLAKGKDALVKANIEMGLALADDEVDYLVDAFNRLQRNPTDVELYMFAQANSEHCRHKIFNADWIIDGKAQDKSLFKMIKNTFEQTPDYVMSAYKDNAAVMEGSVAGRFYPDTEKGHYHYHQEPVHILMKVETHNHPTAISPWPGAATGSGGEIRDEGATGRGAKPKAGLVGFSVSNLRIPGFEQPWEEDFGKPERIVNALDIMTEGPLGGAAFNNEFGRPALLGYFRTYEEQVNSHNGVEIRGYHKPIMLAGGIGNIREDHVQKGEITVGAKLIVLGGPSMNIGLGGGAASSMTSGQSDADLDFASVQRDNPEMERRCQEVIDRCWQLGDDNPILFIHDVGAGGLSNAMPELVNDGGRGGRFELRDVLNDEPGMSPLEIWCNESQERYVLAVSPEKMPLFDALCQRERAPYAVIGEATQERELVLNDTHFDNKPIDMPLDILLGKAPKMLRDVKSLKTEGEYLSRKDIDLKDAVYRVLHLPAVAEKTFLITIGDRTVTGMVARDQMVGPWQIPVANCAVTTATLDSYYGEAMSIGERAPIALLDFAASARMAVGEALTNMAGCDVEALNRIKLSANWMSAAGHPGEDAGLYDAVKAIGEELCPELGITIPVGKDSMSMKTRWQDKDGKTKEVTSPLSLVITAFSRVEDVRKTVTPELSTQAGNRLYLIDLGNGHNALGATALAQVYRQLGQKAADLRDVEQLKQFFNVMQQLVNDGKLLAYHDRSDGGLFVTLAEMAFTGHCGLHVDISAYDEDILAGLFNEELGGVIQISAEHQEVVEALFAECGLSDCLHYLGQATENDAIIIQSRETEVYNEKRSTLRLWWAETTWQMQRLRDNPECADEEHQAKQDLNDPGLNVNLTFDPNEDIAAPYIATGSRPRIAVLREQGVNSHVEMAAAFDRAGFDAIDVHMSDLHSARRSLSDFDVLVACGGFSYGDVLGAGEGWAKSILFNSRLRDEFAQFFERQDTLSLGVCNGCQMMSTLSELIPGADLWPRFVRNRSERFEARFSLVKVTESPSLLLQGMAGSQMPIAVSHGEGFAEFRNAEQLAQLEAQNLVGLRFVDHYGNPTEQYPLNPNGSVKGITAVTTKDGRSTIMMPHPERVFRTVSNSWHPDNWGEDSPWMRLFRNARKQFD, encoded by the coding sequence ATGGAAATCCTGCGTGGCTCCCCCGCTTTATCCGCATTTCGTATCAATAAATTACTCACTCTATGTCAGGAAAATGATCTTCCTGTACAAGGTATATACGCGGAATTTGTCCATTTCGCGAAAGTGGAAGGGCAGTTATCAGAAGATGATCAAATTAAATTACGTCAACTACTGCATTATGGGCCTTCATTAACAGAACATGAGCCTGTTGGGGAAATGCGAGTTGTTACGCCTCGCCCGGGAACAATTTCACCTTGGTCTTCTAAAGCGACAGATATTGTACATAACTGTGGTTTAGCCAAGGTTGTTAGAATTGAACGTGGTATCGCCTACTTTATTGAATGCGGTACGATGACAGATATTCAGTGGCAACAACTTTATGGTTTTATTCATGATCGAATGATGGAAACCATCTTCTTCAATTATCAAGATGTAAATGCACTTTTTGCCGAGCAAACTCCGGCACCACTAAAAACTATTGATGTGCTTGCAAAAGGCAAAGATGCATTAGTAAAAGCGAATATCGAAATGGGGTTAGCACTTGCAGACGATGAAGTTGATTACTTAGTCGATGCATTTAACCGCTTACAACGTAATCCAACAGATGTTGAGCTTTACATGTTTGCACAAGCTAACTCTGAACACTGCCGACACAAAATATTTAATGCTGATTGGATTATCGATGGTAAGGCTCAAGATAAATCATTATTTAAAATGATTAAAAATACGTTTGAGCAAACGCCTGACTATGTCATGTCAGCTTATAAAGATAATGCAGCGGTAATGGAAGGCTCTGTGGCGGGACGTTTTTATCCTGATACAGAAAAAGGGCATTATCACTATCATCAAGAACCTGTACATATCTTGATGAAAGTAGAAACACACAACCACCCAACGGCTATTTCACCTTGGCCGGGAGCGGCAACGGGTTCTGGTGGTGAAATTCGCGATGAAGGTGCAACTGGACGTGGTGCAAAACCTAAAGCGGGTTTAGTAGGATTTTCAGTTTCTAACCTACGTATTCCTGGGTTTGAGCAGCCTTGGGAAGAAGATTTTGGTAAGCCAGAGCGCATTGTTAATGCATTAGACATCATGACTGAAGGTCCATTAGGTGGTGCAGCATTTAATAATGAATTTGGTCGCCCTGCATTACTAGGCTATTTCAGAACCTATGAAGAACAAGTTAATAGCCACAATGGTGTTGAAATTCGCGGTTACCATAAACCCATAATGCTAGCAGGTGGTATTGGTAATATTCGTGAAGATCACGTACAAAAAGGTGAAATCACAGTTGGTGCTAAGTTGATTGTACTTGGCGGACCTTCAATGAATATCGGTCTTGGTGGGGGTGCTGCTTCTTCTATGACATCCGGTCAATCAGATGCGGATTTAGATTTTGCCTCTGTTCAGCGTGATAACCCAGAAATGGAACGCCGTTGCCAAGAAGTTATCGACCGCTGTTGGCAATTAGGTGACGATAACCCGATCTTATTTATTCATGACGTTGGTGCTGGTGGTCTTTCTAATGCAATGCCTGAACTAGTCAATGATGGCGGTCGTGGTGGTCGTTTTGAATTACGTGATGTTCTTAATGATGAACCGGGTATGAGCCCACTTGAGATCTGGTGTAATGAGTCTCAAGAACGTTATGTGCTAGCGGTATCGCCAGAAAAAATGCCTCTATTTGATGCGTTATGTCAGCGTGAAAGAGCGCCTTATGCCGTGATTGGTGAAGCAACGCAAGAGCGTGAATTAGTATTAAACGATACACACTTTGATAATAAACCGATTGATATGCCATTAGACATATTATTAGGTAAAGCACCTAAAATGTTGCGTGATGTAAAATCACTGAAAACAGAAGGTGAGTATCTCTCTCGTAAAGATATTGATTTAAAAGATGCCGTTTATCGTGTTCTTCATTTACCTGCCGTTGCTGAAAAAACCTTCTTAATTACTATTGGTGACCGTACTGTAACGGGTATGGTTGCGCGTGATCAGATGGTTGGGCCTTGGCAAATTCCTGTTGCTAACTGTGCTGTTACCACAGCAACATTAGATAGCTATTATGGCGAAGCGATGTCTATTGGTGAACGAGCACCGATTGCACTGTTAGATTTTGCAGCATCTGCACGTATGGCTGTCGGTGAAGCACTAACGAACATGGCAGGTTGTGATGTAGAAGCGCTTAATCGTATTAAGCTTTCGGCTAACTGGATGTCAGCAGCAGGTCATCCGGGTGAAGATGCGGGTTTATATGACGCAGTAAAAGCCATTGGTGAAGAATTATGCCCAGAGTTAGGCATTACTATTCCTGTGGGCAAAGATTCGATGTCAATGAAGACACGCTGGCAAGATAAAGATGGGAAAACCAAAGAGGTTACTTCTCCGTTGTCTTTAGTTATTACGGCATTCTCTCGTGTTGAAGATGTGCGTAAAACAGTGACACCTGAATTATCAACACAAGCAGGAAACCGCTTGTATTTGATTGATTTGGGCAATGGTCATAACGCATTAGGTGCAACGGCACTAGCACAAGTTTATCGTCAATTAGGCCAAAAAGCGGCAGATCTTCGTGATGTTGAGCAGTTGAAACAGTTCTTCAATGTGATGCAACAATTAGTCAATGATGGCAAATTGTTGGCTTATCACGATCGTTCTGATGGTGGATTATTTGTCACACTCGCTGAAATGGCATTTACAGGCCATTGTGGCTTACATGTCGATATCAGTGCTTATGATGAAGATATTCTAGCGGGACTCTTTAATGAAGAGCTAGGCGGTGTGATCCAAATTAGTGCTGAACATCAAGAGGTTGTAGAAGCATTATTTGCTGAATGTGGCTTATCGGATTGTTTACACTATTTAGGTCAAGCAACAGAAAATGATGCCATTATTATCCAAAGCCGTGAAACCGAAGTTTACAATGAAAAGCGCAGCACATTGCGTCTTTGGTGGGCAGAAACAACATGGCAAATGCAACGCTTACGTGATAATCCAGAGTGTGCAGATGAAGAGCATCAGGCAAAACAAGATCTCAACGATCCGGGTTTAAATGTGAATTTAACCTTTGATCCAAATGAAGATATTGCAGCCCCTTATATTGCAACAGGAAGTCGCCCTCGAATTGCAGTATTAAGAGAGCAAGGTGTTAACTCTCATGTTGAAATGGCAGCTGCTTTTGACAGAGCTGGTTTTGATGCTATCGACGTTCATATGAGCGATTTGCATTCTGCTCGACGTTCACTGAGTGATTTTGATGTGTTGGTGGCTTGCGGTGGATTCTCTTACGGTGACGTATTAGGTGCTGGCGAAGGTTGGGCGAAATCTATTTTATTTAATTCTCGCTTACGTGATGAGTTTGCTCAATTCTTTGAGCGCCAAGATACCTTATCTCTTGGTGTCTGTAATGGTTGCCAAATGATGTCAACATTATCAGAGCTTATTCCGGGGGCAGATTTATGGCCTCGTTTTGTTCGCAACCGTTCTGAGCGTTTTGAAGCGCGCTTTAGTTTAGTGAAAGTGACAGAAAGCCCATCATTGTTATTACAAGGTATGGCGGGTTCACAAATGCCTATCGCTGTTTCTCATGGTGAAGGTTTCGCTGAATTCCGTAATGCTGAACAATTAGCGCAATTAGAGGCTCAAAATTTAGTGGGATTACGTTTTGTGGATCACTACGGTAATCCAACAGAACAATATCCATTAAATCCTAATGGCTCTGTAAAAGGGATCACAGCGGTCACTACAAAAGATGGCCGTTCAACTATTATGATGCCTCACCCAGAACGTGTGTTTAGAACGGTTAGTAATTCTTGGCATCCCGATAACTGGGGTGAAGATAGCCCTTGGATGCGTTTATTCCGCAATGCAAGAAAACAATTTGATTAA
- the qseG gene encoding two-component system QseEF-associated lipoprotein QseG has protein sequence MQIRSQKQASPHHEYKKINKKMLGIELLSMAPASTRKIALNWKQCFLFIMFPLVLSGCTPKSLTEAQEPEPEIPVVKQKTIDYRWAECKTLSSFYDEGINNALYWLRAIECTNRIMTTEAQRQANSVVVTGWDDAFYKSILLERAGMTIADRRTQLVLLESYKLQFPSSMRVLLSTWIENQTLILSLAEEKNRYRRLTTETDNRIDALRKENNALQHELSVTLKKLESLTQIERQLSNRKQSGSVDSLSQNEDLAESATTASTETEKVNAEKPVTEKTTVEKPAEKPVSTQSITEKPKGEEKQPSATAVKPEPSKPESTKPEAVKPEPVKTDTQDSKPTEAGSK, from the coding sequence ATGCAAATCAGGTCACAAAAACAAGCATCTCCTCACCATGAGTATAAAAAAATAAATAAGAAGATGCTTGGTATTGAATTGTTATCTATGGCCCCTGCATCGACTAGAAAAATCGCATTAAATTGGAAACAGTGTTTCTTGTTTATTATGTTCCCACTGGTTCTTTCAGGGTGTACACCAAAGTCGCTAACTGAGGCACAAGAGCCAGAGCCAGAAATCCCCGTTGTTAAACAAAAAACGATTGATTATCGCTGGGCTGAATGTAAAACATTGAGCTCATTTTATGATGAAGGCATCAATAACGCGCTTTATTGGTTACGTGCCATTGAATGTACAAACCGCATAATGACGACGGAAGCACAACGCCAAGCAAACAGTGTTGTTGTTACTGGATGGGATGATGCATTTTATAAAAGTATTTTATTAGAGCGTGCGGGAATGACGATTGCCGATCGTCGAACACAATTAGTGTTATTAGAAAGCTATAAATTACAATTTCCGAGTTCTATGCGAGTTCTATTATCGACATGGATTGAGAACCAAACGCTTATTCTCTCTTTAGCGGAAGAAAAGAATCGTTATCGTCGTTTAACCACTGAAACAGATAATAGAATTGATGCGCTAAGAAAAGAGAATAATGCGTTACAGCATGAACTAAGTGTCACATTGAAAAAGCTTGAAAGCCTTACCCAAATTGAACGGCAGTTATCGAATAGAAAACAGAGTGGCTCTGTTGATTCGCTATCCCAAAATGAAGATTTAGCGGAAAGTGCAACAACAGCATCTACGGAAACAGAAAAAGTGAATGCAGAGAAACCTGTTACCGAAAAAACAACTGTTGAAAAACCAGCTGAAAAACCCGTTTCGACGCAATCGATAACAGAGAAGCCAAAGGGTGAGGAAAAACAACCTTCTGCAACAGCGGTTAAACCAGAGCCTTCAAAACCAGAATCTACGAAACCTGAGGCGGTAAAACCAGAGCCAGTCAAAACTGACACACAAGACTCAAAACCGACTGAAGCAGGATCTAAATAA
- a CDS encoding NAD+ synthase, which translates to MSRKLKLAMAQLNWVVGDIEGNCERMLSTVKAQEDADLVMFSELALCGYSPEDLLFRPDFQQRCETQLTRLEQASKKIAIVVGHPWWQNGKIYNALSFFYKGELQARYFKQQLPNYGVFDEKRYFQQGNERCVVPFKGYHLGLLICEDIWINEPIDALKQAGADLVLSINASPYNREKPHVRTQLIKEHCQRTHLPVIYLNQIGGQDELVFDGCSKVFDERGAITHRLAAFDEQTAIVEFDELNIIPMADPAPELSPLAQVYQALVLATRDYVTKNGFKGAILGLSGGIDSGLTVAIAADALGKESVQAVMMPFRYTSEMSIHDAKEQADLLGVEFDTVSIEPMFDAFMAQLAPMFKDTAADTTEENLQARCRAVILMAMSNKRRRLVLTTSNKSESAVGYSTLYGDMAGGFDVLKDVPKTLVFELSKYRNTLSPAIPQRVIDRPPSAELAPGQTDQDNLPPYDILDAILEGYVEQDKSVSDLVAAGFDEATVRKVIKLVDINEYKRRQAPVGPRITSRNFGKDRRYPITSGFGRHNW; encoded by the coding sequence ATGAGTCGTAAACTAAAACTCGCCATGGCTCAACTTAATTGGGTTGTTGGTGATATTGAAGGTAACTGCGAACGCATGTTATCTACCGTTAAAGCACAAGAAGATGCCGATCTGGTCATGTTTTCTGAGCTGGCTTTATGCGGTTACTCTCCTGAAGATCTGCTATTTCGTCCTGATTTCCAACAGCGTTGTGAAACACAACTTACGCGTTTAGAACAAGCAAGCAAAAAAATAGCGATTGTTGTTGGTCATCCTTGGTGGCAAAACGGCAAAATTTATAACGCACTTTCATTTTTCTATAAAGGTGAATTACAAGCGCGTTATTTCAAACAGCAATTACCTAATTATGGTGTGTTTGATGAGAAGCGTTATTTCCAACAAGGAAATGAGCGTTGTGTGGTTCCGTTTAAAGGTTATCACTTAGGTTTGTTAATTTGTGAAGATATCTGGATCAATGAACCTATTGATGCATTAAAACAAGCGGGTGCTGATCTCGTTCTATCTATTAATGCTTCACCTTATAATCGTGAAAAACCGCATGTTCGTACACAGCTCATTAAAGAACATTGCCAAAGAACACACCTTCCAGTGATCTATCTTAACCAAATTGGTGGTCAGGATGAGTTGGTATTTGATGGTTGTTCAAAAGTATTTGATGAACGGGGTGCTATTACACATCGTTTAGCTGCATTTGATGAACAGACTGCTATTGTTGAATTCGACGAATTAAACATTATCCCAATGGCAGATCCTGCTCCAGAACTTTCACCTTTAGCGCAAGTTTATCAAGCATTAGTACTTGCAACGCGTGATTACGTCACTAAGAACGGTTTTAAAGGGGCTATTCTAGGGTTATCTGGTGGTATTGACTCTGGATTAACCGTTGCTATCGCCGCTGATGCTTTAGGCAAAGAGAGTGTTCAGGCTGTTATGATGCCATTTCGTTATACTTCAGAAATGAGTATTCATGACGCTAAAGAGCAAGCAGATTTATTAGGTGTTGAGTTTGATACGGTTTCTATTGAACCTATGTTTGATGCTTTTATGGCGCAGCTTGCACCTATGTTTAAAGATACTGCCGCAGATACTACAGAGGAAAATCTACAAGCACGTTGTCGCGCTGTTATTTTAATGGCAATGTCGAATAAACGCCGTCGTTTAGTATTAACTACAAGCAATAAAAGTGAATCAGCTGTGGGGTATTCCACATTGTATGGTGATATGGCTGGTGGTTTTGATGTACTAAAAGATGTACCTAAAACATTAGTATTCGAGCTTTCTAAATATCGTAATACACTTTCACCTGCTATTCCTCAGCGTGTTATTGATAGACCACCATCAGCAGAACTTGCACCGGGACAAACAGACCAAGATAATCTGCCTCCTTATGATATTTTGGATGCCATTCTTGAAGGCTATGTTGAGCAAGATAAATCTGTATCTGATTTAGTTGCGGCTGGATTTGATGAAGCGACTGTCCGTAAAGTGATAAAATTAGTCGATATTAATGAATACAAGCGACGTCAAGCCCCTGTTGGGCCACGTATTACAAGTCGTAATTTTGGTAAAGATCGCAGATACCCAATTACAAGCGGTTTTGGTCGCCACAACTGGTAA
- the glrR gene encoding two-component system response regulator GlrR, with translation MAGHKSANLLLVDDDPGLLKLLGMRLTSEGFHIFTAESGQEALKLLLKEKIDLVISDLRMDEMDGMALFAEIQRQQPGMPVIILTAHGSIPDAVAATQQGVFSFLTKPVDRDALYKAIDEALELVTIVSDEEWSKDIVTRSPQMLRLLEQAKLVAQSDVSVLINGQSGTGKEVLAQAIHRASPRAKKPFIAINCGALPEQLLESELFGHAKGAFTGAVSSREGLFQAAEGGTLFLDEIGDMPMALQVKLLRVLQERKVRPLGSNRDIDIDVRILSATHRDLPKAMERNEFREDLFYRLNVVNLRIPTLSERAEDIPILANHLLRESAKRHKPFVRSFSTDAMKCLMTASWPGNVRQLVNVIEQCVALTTAPVISEALVTQALQGENTALPTFAEARGHFEMTYLRKLLQMTKGNVTQAARMAGRNRTEFYKLLSRHELDANDFKE, from the coding sequence ATGGCTGGCCATAAATCAGCAAATCTTTTACTTGTCGATGACGATCCTGGGTTATTAAAGTTACTTGGTATGCGATTAACAAGTGAGGGTTTTCATATCTTCACCGCTGAAAGTGGACAAGAAGCACTAAAACTTCTCTTAAAAGAAAAAATAGACCTTGTTATCAGCGATCTCCGAATGGATGAAATGGATGGGATGGCGTTGTTTGCTGAGATACAACGGCAACAACCTGGCATGCCGGTGATCATTCTTACGGCTCATGGCTCTATTCCTGATGCTGTAGCTGCAACACAGCAAGGTGTATTTAGCTTCTTAACTAAACCCGTTGATAGAGACGCACTTTATAAAGCGATTGATGAAGCGCTGGAACTTGTCACTATTGTTTCAGATGAAGAGTGGTCAAAAGATATCGTGACACGTAGCCCGCAAATGTTACGTTTATTAGAACAAGCAAAACTAGTCGCTCAATCTGATGTCAGTGTGCTTATCAATGGTCAAAGCGGTACGGGTAAAGAAGTTCTTGCTCAAGCCATTCATCGCGCAAGCCCTAGAGCGAAAAAACCTTTTATTGCTATTAACTGTGGTGCCTTACCTGAGCAACTTTTAGAATCTGAACTATTTGGTCATGCGAAAGGTGCTTTTACAGGAGCTGTGAGTAGTCGTGAAGGATTATTTCAGGCAGCCGAAGGGGGCACTCTATTTTTAGATGAAATTGGCGACATGCCAATGGCATTGCAAGTTAAATTATTACGTGTTTTACAAGAGCGAAAAGTTCGCCCATTAGGCAGTAATCGCGATATTGATATTGATGTACGTATCCTTTCTGCAACGCATCGTGATTTACCTAAAGCGATGGAACGTAATGAATTTCGTGAAGATCTGTTCTATCGTTTAAATGTGGTTAATTTACGTATTCCGACATTAAGTGAGAGAGCTGAAGATATTCCTATTCTTGCTAATCACTTATTGAGAGAGTCAGCGAAACGCCATAAACCTTTTGTCCGAAGCTTTTCAACCGATGCGATGAAATGCTTAATGACAGCAAGTTGGCCGGGTAATGTGCGTCAATTAGTTAACGTTATTGAGCAATGTGTTGCATTAACAACAGCCCCCGTGATTAGTGAAGCGCTTGTAACACAGGCCTTACAAGGTGAAAATACGGCGCTGCCCACATTTGCAGAAGCAAGAGGTCATTTTGAAATGACCTATTTGAGAAAGCTTTTGCAAATGACAAAAGGCAATGTGACTCAAGCTGCACGTATGGCTGGGCGCAATCGAACTGAGTTTTATAAATTGTTATCTCGTCATGAGCTAGATGCGAATGATTTTAAAGAATAA